The DNA segment GCGGGTATCGTCAGGGATATCGACACAAACTGATGTTCGTCTGGATCGAGGGTCATTGTCTGGGGATTGAAGGTGAACCACTCAGCCGGCGGCTTGATATCCGTCTGTCCTGGCATGTAACCTATGTGCACTTCGTAGATACCGCGCCCATCGCCGCTGTTGATGACAGCGATCTCGGGCAGGTCGTAGCTCTCCCCTTGAATCAGCGGGCACTCTAAGACGATCCTGGCAGTATCCGTGGCCACTCCCCAGCTAGCAGCGGAAGCCACCGTACTAACGATGAGAGTCATCGGGGCTGCTGGCACTACCACCGCTGCCAGCGAGAAGATCAGCACAAGTGCTGCTACTATGTAAACCATCTTTGCTTTCATTTCTCTGCTCTTGTTATTGGTTTTGTACTTAGGTACTACTCCGATTAAAATCCCGTCCGAGAAGAATGCGACGAGTTTTAAGCGGAACTTAGAGTGGAGTTTAAATAAGAAAACCTCAAGCGATAGGCTTCTCTGCCCAGCTTAAAGGCTTGTTTTTGGGCAAAACCATAGATTCACCATACTTCCTTATTAGCCGATATTCATTTTTTTTAGTGAATCCTCGGTTTTCCCGTATGTGATTGTGGCTATCTGCAGGAAGTGCCTGGCGAAACGCTCATATAAATAGTAACACAAGATGCGCCATTTGTCTGTAGAGAAACTCTGTATTTTTTGTGGGGAAAGTATGTATCTTTTAGTGTGGGGAAAACCCTTACAAAAATGGGGTTTTTTGTAGGGAGGCCTTGGCACAGGTCAATATCGTAGTGCGGGCCGGCGGGCTCAAGGATGCTGGCTATAAGAGAGGCCACCCATGTTGGCTAGCCCCAGTAATCCGCCTGGCTAGCATATTTGCGCCACTGCCCGTTGTGAAAGCGATAGTACTCCTGGGGGCATAGCAACATTGGTATCACCCTCGATACCTACTCCCACGTGATGCCCAGACTCCAAGAAGCAGCGGCACTTCGCTTCGAGAAAGGGCTACAGGAAGCCTCAGAGCAGCCCTCTCAGGAAATGTTTGCAAATGGTTAGCAATTCTGGCCTAGCCGGTTGACAGCATGTGATTATTGTATGTATATTAGAAAGAGCGCCCGTAGCTCAGCGGACAAGAGCATCGGTCTTCGGAGGATGAGCAAGGCACGACGTCCCATATAGTCTGAGATAGTTACGCTGTCCGCTCCGGCACCCAAAACTACGAGACGACACATTTTACCACAAAAACTACCACCGTCGGGGAGCGTCACGGGGAGCGTCACCCATTCTCGGATAGCCCCCCAATCAATCCAAGTCTAATATTAAAATCGGCTTAGTTTAGGGGGGCAGGTCAGAGATCCATTAGGATGACATAGATACGATGGTATATGGTATAGAAATGAGAAGGGGAAATGCCTAAAGCGAGGGTGAATGGGATCAGCCTCAACTACAATGTAGAGGGACAGGGAGAACCCTTAATCTTGATGATGGGCTGTGGGGGCCCGGGTCGTTTTTGGTTTTTCCAAACCCGTGTTTTCAAAAAGCATTACAAGGTCGTTACCTTTGATGCCAGAGATGCTGCATTCGGAAAAACAGATAATCCAAGCGAACCTTATACTATGAAGACGATGGCGGATGACACGATCGGTTTGATGGATCATCTTGGCATTGATCGAGCTCATATACTGGGATTCTCGATGGGAGGTATGATTGCGCAGGAGCTTACCATCAATTATCCCGAACGGGTACAAAAGCTTGTCTTGGCGTCGACGGTCTCGTCGGCAAGTCAAATTGCCCCAGAGTTGCTGGGACTTTTTGGTCTCCATGAGGATTTCTCTGACGGGGACTGGGCAAGTGTAGATGTTAGGCAGGGCTTCGGCTCGGCAACTTCCCTAGCTTTCAACAGCAGGCTGTACAGGATGCTTGTGGGGCTGCT comes from the Dehalococcoidia bacterium genome and includes:
- a CDS encoding alpha/beta hydrolase codes for the protein MPKARVNGISLNYNVEGQGEPLILMMGCGGPGRFWFFQTRVFKKHYKVVTFDARDAAFGKTDNPSEPYTMKTMADDTIGLMDHLGIDRAHILGFSMGGMIAQELTINYPERVQKLVLASTVSSASQIAPELLGLFGLHEDFSDGDWASVDVRQGFGSATSLAFNSRLYRMLVGLLFPICDRLGWFERLKGQRGAVAGCDTLDRLHTIRAPTLVIVGTEERCVQIHVSEVMASRIPNAKLVKVDGGSHAQVFEMRSRFNKEVLDFLRSG